One window of Quercus robur chromosome 5, dhQueRobu3.1, whole genome shotgun sequence genomic DNA carries:
- the LOC126725993 gene encoding nonsense-mediated mRNA decay factor SMG7-like, translating into MTSTSPIRLKDHKEKQIFLSEVGNSEKQLWALIYSKGLLHSDVQDLYRKVRSSYEEIILSDREDVEFQDVEYSLWKLHYKHIDEFRKTMKKSSGNGESIKLVTTQNVGNVQRSDNKGIAGFTSFLSEATEFYQNLVVKIRKCYRLPEDTLFNKKSGSSTSIEPKKMQKCQFLCHRFLVCLGDLARYKEQYEKPDDQNHNWSVAASHYLEATMIWPDSGNPQNQLAVLATYVGDEFLALYHCVRSLAVKEPFPDAWDNLILLFDRNRSSYSHSLCREAHFDFLKPSERSDFHRKSQSSDEFSNCNMLESIHNCFMETDLWSLFIRTMSFFFIQSSFEEFPCAFASAMRELDALMALNDTKLKAALESYQCLDSARTGPFRALQVVSVFIFTFENLIHGPQVRSSKDISDTQQLLQIQFALTSSFIFMGRVVDRCLKASDLDLCPLLPAVLVFVEWLANMLDEAKTYGVDENSRSAMSYYFGAFVDLLKRFNVKSVEAMSLDSTPLWEDYELRGFGPVASAHVLLDFSTPGEHMDSFESGTKYRAHRILNAAMKIAERSNDFGKWILYDKSGRKFYTGGSNESPERNESEKVESHNSDLEIEESNQPIHQVTKEYTEHIVYTNPSNPSVNGKSVATEEEEVILFKPLTRYNSVPLYAPISTNDKMSPKDSGNEHVPSDEFLRRATSLLIAQNPAQSDPLAFHADISNFTGNKSFKHQEPFMKDTSAHPFLETPISAGPPSLSAWVLNRGSMSIDRERGTASVSKHSMKPIEEIPSKSLAGLSISENEHSVTSFEHEYATTNYSSPFYSPPVPSAPLLPDDAVWFSGIQSSFPNSKTSGGIREANNYSAALDTSNWTATHGSPDYGHSFQSLMDNYPPSRRMTSSEWLRQYRESQNLEQANSYTWPVHRHSPENLGNFQDQASKFGVFDQWGNPIAYNPNVYMESPPLHPAFPLVYGADEHRREKLSQGFQRPSPYGCGAVTELRNEPQPLLQYLKEREWRLQQDPTLGGPTYMGN; encoded by the exons GTTGGTAACTCAGAAAAACAGCTGTGGGCATTGATTTATTCCAAAGGTTTATTGCACTCTGATGTTCAAGACTTGTACCGCAAAGTTCGTTCTAGTTATGAGGAAATCATTCTAAGTGATCGTGAAGATGTGGAATTTCAAGATGTTGAATATTCCTTGTGGAAGCTTCATTATAAGCATATTGATGAATTTCGTAAGACAATGAAGAAAAGTTCTGGTAATGGTGAGAGCATAAAATTGGTAACGACACAAAATGTTGGTAATGTGCAGAGAAGTGATAATAAAGGTATAGCAGGATTTACGTCATTTCTGTCAGAAGCAACtgaattttaccaaaatttggttgtgaaaatcagaaaatgtTATAGGCTTCCCGAAGATACATTGTTCAATAAGAAAAGTGGTAGCTCTACTTCAATTGAACCAAAGAAGATGCAGAAATGCCAATTTTTATGCCATCGGTTTTTAGTCTGTCTCGGGGATCTTGCTAGGTATAAAGAACAATATGAAAAACCTGATGATCAAAACCATAACTGGTCGGTTGCAGCCTCCCACTACTTGGAAGCAACAATGATTTGGCCAGATAGTGGAAACCCCCAGAATcag TTAGCAGTATTGGCAACATATGTTGGTGATGAGTTCCTTGCCTTGTACCACTGTGTAAGGAGTTTAGCTGTTAAAGAACCTTTCCCTGATGCCTGGGATAACCTAATTTTACTCTTTGATAGG AACAGATCATCTTATTCGCATTCCCTTTGTAGAGAGGCTCACTTTGATTTCTTAAAACCATCTGAAAGAAGCGATTTCCACAGAAAATCACAATCTAgtgatgaattttcaaattgcAATATGTTGGAATCCATACACAATTGCTTCATGGAAACAGACTTATGGTCTCTTTTTATCAGAACTATGAGTTTCTTTTTCATACAATCCAG TTTTGAGGAATTCCCTTGTGCCTTCGCATCTGCTATGAGAGAGTTGGATGCTTTGATGGCACTAAATGATACAAAACTAAAGGCTGCATTGGAGTCCTATCAGTGTTTGGATTCAGCTAGAACAGGCCCTTTTCGAGCCCTTCAAGTTGTTTCTGTATTCATCTTTACCTTTGAGAATTTAATTCATGGTCCACAAGTAAGAAGCTCAAAAGATATCAGTGATACGCAACAGCTTCTCCAGATACAATTTGCATTGACTTCCTCTTTCATTTTCATGGGCCGTGTTGTTGATAGATGTTTGAAGGCTAGTGACTTGGATCTTTGCCCCCTTTTACCAGCTGTGCTTGTATTTGTGGAGTGGTTGGCTAACATGCTTGATGAAGCAAAAACATATGGGGTTGATGAAAATAGTAGAAGTGCTATGTCTTACTATTTTGGTGCATTTGTTGACCTTCTAAAACGTTTCAATGTTAAAAGTGTCGAGGCCATGTCTCTAGATAGTACTCCTCTGTGGGAAGACTATGAATTGAGGGGCTTTGGACCAGTAGCAAGTGCACATGTCTTGTTAGATTTTTCAACTCCTGGGGAACATATGGACAGTTTTGAAAGTGGAACAAAATATCGTGCTCACCGCATTCTTAATGCTGCAATGAAGATTGCAGAAAGATCAAATGATTTTGGAAAGTGGATCTTGTATGATAAATCAGGAAGAAAATTTTACACGGGAGGGTCAAATGAATCTCCAGAGAGGAATGAATCAGAAAAAGTGGAGTCCCACAATTCTGATCTTGAAATTGAAGAGTCAAACCAGCCAATTCACCAAGTTACAAAAGAATATACGGAACACATCGTGTACACAAATCCAAGTAACCCCAGTGTGAATGGTAAATCTGTTGCCACAGAAGAGGAAGAAGTCATTCTCTTCAAACCTCTCACAAGATATAACTCGGTGCCACTTTATGCTCCAATTTCTACAAATGATAAAATGTCTCCAAAGGATTCAGGGAATGAACATGTGCCTTCTGATGAATTCTTGCGCCGAGCTACATCACTACTTATAGCACAAAACCCAGCCCAGAGTGATCCTCTAGCTTTCCATGCTGACATCAGTAATTTCACGGGCAACAAGTCATTCAAGCATCAGGAGCCTTTCATGAAGGATACATCAGCACACCCATTTTTGGAAACCCCCATCTCTGCTGGGCCTCCCTCACTTAGCGCTTGGGTCCTTAACAGAGGAAGTATGAGCATTGACAGAGAGAGAGGAACTGCTAGTGTTAGTAAACATAGCATGAAGCCTATTGAGGAGATACCTTCCAAATCCTTGGCTGGGCTTTCCATTAGTGAAAATGAGCATTCTGTCACTAGTTTTGAGCATGAGTATGCAACCACCAATTACTCATCTCCTTTTTACTCACCTCCAGTACCTTCTGCTCCTTTATTGCCTGATGATGCTGTTTGGTTTAGTGGCATTCAATCTAGCTTTCCCAACAGCAAAACCTCTGGGGGCATTAGAGAAGCAAACAATTACTCTGCTGCATTAGACACTTCAAATTGGACTGCTACTCATGGGTCTCCTGATTATGGTCATAGTTTCCAGAGTCTTATGGATAATTACCCACCTTCGCGACGAATGACTTCTTCTGAATGGCTTCGTCAGTACAGAGAAAGTCAAAATCTTGAGCAGGCCAATAGTTATACATGGCCCGTTCATCGTCATTCCCCTGAGAACCTTGGAAACTTCCAAGATCAAGCTTCCAAATTTGGTGTTTTTGATCAGTGGGGAAATCCTATAGCTTATAATCCAAATGTATATATGGAGAGCCCACCATTGCATCCAGCTTTTCCTCTTGTTTATGGTGCAGATGAACACAGAAGGGAGAAGCTTTCTCAAGGTTTCCAAAGACCAAGCCCCTACGGGTGTGGTGCTGTGACAGAACTAAGAAATGAGCCACAGCCACTTTTGCAGTATcttaaagagagagaatggCGACTCCAGCAAGATCCTACTCTCGGTGGTCCTACGTATATGGGAAATTAA